A single region of the Thermotoga profunda AZM34c06 genome encodes:
- the cmr1 gene encoding type III-B CRISPR module RAMP protein Cmr1: protein MNEYVVKIKALTRIWTGDAKGENNTLKETGIIGSLRWWYEALVRGLGGYACDPTSGDRCSLDQMKFKEALKKGKSEQEALNEQICLVCQFFGCTGWSKKFVLRILDKDGKIKLSPIESDEELIFKFIPLKEVSNEEWALLNSTLHFIAEYGAIGGKTVLKPSDESGRENAPHHLDFGLIEIIESKLSTSSKENLEKYVKSFPRNRTDQENPKWVSIKNFWCVKGKYLARQCCSISTYNNVLGRKEPKIQANQLSNQNDAISKWLAGSQKESKKIFSFKTSPRTFGFINPDRGIDFETIRDRLKNVWGKENGWKLLKGEEALDEMYRGDQNDT from the coding sequence ATGAATGAATACGTTGTAAAGATAAAGGCATTGACACGTATATGGACAGGTGATGCAAAAGGGGAAAACAACACTCTGAAGGAAACCGGAATCATTGGAAGTTTAAGATGGTGGTACGAAGCACTGGTTAGAGGATTGGGAGGATATGCATGTGATCCGACTTCAGGCGATAGATGTTCGCTTGACCAGATGAAATTTAAAGAGGCTCTGAAAAAAGGCAAATCTGAACAAGAAGCGTTGAATGAACAGATATGCCTAGTCTGCCAATTTTTTGGTTGTACGGGATGGTCAAAAAAGTTCGTGTTGCGTATCTTAGATAAGGATGGAAAAATTAAGTTAAGTCCCATAGAATCAGACGAAGAATTGATTTTCAAATTCATACCTTTAAAAGAAGTTAGCAATGAAGAATGGGCACTTCTCAATTCAACGCTTCATTTTATAGCTGAATATGGAGCAATTGGCGGCAAAACTGTGTTGAAACCTTCAGATGAAAGTGGAAGGGAAAATGCACCTCATCATTTAGATTTTGGATTAATAGAAATCATAGAATCGAAACTGAGTACTTCATCAAAAGAAAATTTAGAAAAATACGTGAAAAGCTTTCCAAGAAACCGCACAGATCAAGAAAATCCAAAATGGGTTTCTATCAAGAATTTTTGGTGTGTCAAAGGAAAATATCTTGCTCGTCAATGCTGTAGTATCAGCACATACAACAATGTTTTGGGAAGGAAAGAACCCAAAATTCAAGCAAATCAATTATCCAACCAAAATGATGCTATCTCCAAATGGCTTGCTGGTTCTCAAAAAGAGAGTAAGAAGATCTTCAGCTTCAAAACTTCTCCCAGAACATTTGGTTTTATTAATCCAGATAGGGGGATAGATTTTGAAACCATTAGAGATCGACTCAAAAATGTCTGGGGAAAAGAGAATGGGTGGAAACTTTTAAAGGGCGAGGAAGCCCTGGATGAAATGTACCGGGGGGATCAAAATGATACATGA
- the cmr4 gene encoding type III-B CRISPR module RAMP protein Cmr4: MLSKIYARTLDPIHIGTGGYRLGRVDNTIVRDPATDVPKIPGTSIAGVIKAFAEIVKEEDEKKSDADKKLKDINIEELFGTETKKGALHFYDGQIIFFPVSSIQGTVWITTKELLRYWFGVKDEISDNLGDKALALCGIDTTKPLNLGWLLLEIKKNETNQSLPSQIVDWVKRIVVVSDKLFSHIVNDNLEVRTSVRIDKDTGTAVERALFTYEAIPRGTIFGFEICLDRTRNSISGDVIKIVMNVVDLYLKNLGIGGMGTRGFGRLEILKESSIEKSSGV; the protein is encoded by the coding sequence GTGTTAAGTAAAATTTATGCAAGAACTCTCGACCCAATTCACATCGGGACAGGTGGATATAGGTTAGGAAGAGTTGACAACACGATCGTGAGAGATCCTGCAACGGATGTTCCAAAGATACCAGGAACTTCTATAGCAGGTGTGATCAAGGCATTTGCAGAAATTGTTAAAGAAGAAGATGAAAAGAAAAGTGATGCGGATAAAAAACTCAAAGATATAAACATCGAAGAATTGTTTGGAACTGAAACAAAGAAAGGTGCATTACATTTTTATGATGGTCAGATAATCTTCTTTCCTGTTTCTTCGATCCAGGGCACGGTATGGATAACCACAAAAGAACTTCTCAGATACTGGTTTGGCGTAAAAGATGAAATTTCAGATAACTTAGGAGATAAAGCTTTGGCACTTTGTGGAATAGATACAACAAAGCCGTTGAATCTTGGTTGGTTGTTACTCGAAATTAAGAAAAATGAAACAAATCAATCTCTTCCTTCCCAAATAGTTGATTGGGTGAAAAGAATCGTTGTTGTATCAGATAAACTCTTTTCCCACATTGTAAACGACAATCTTGAAGTGAGAACTTCTGTGAGAATAGATAAAGATACCGGAACTGCGGTAGAAAGGGCTCTCTTTACGTACGAAGCAATACCAAGAGGTACAATCTTTGGTTTTGAAATCTGCCTTGATAGAACTCGAAATTCTATTTCAGGCGATGTAATAAAGATAGTGATGAATGTTGTTGACCTTTATCTCAAAAATCTTGGTATAGGCGGCATGGGTACAAGGGGATTTGGAAGATTGGAAATTCTAAAAGAATCTTCTATAGAAAAATCTTCGGGGGTGTGA
- a CDS encoding type IV toxin-antitoxin system AbiEi family antitoxin domain-containing protein — MDRLAKRGNTFTFEEVVETFNISRKTLWVILSRLEKQGWVERIEKGKYMIVPLGAEKGRKNKPLKFLELITR, encoded by the coding sequence TTGGATCGCCTTGCAAAAAGGGGTAATACTTTTACCTTTGAGGAAGTGGTTGAGACATTCAATATTTCAAGAAAAACTTTATGGGTAATTTTGAGCCGTCTTGAAAAACAAGGATGGGTTGAAAGAATAGAAAAGGGTAAATATATGATTGTTCCTCTTGGCGCTGAAAAAGGAAGAAAGAACAAACCCTTGAAATTTTTGGAATTGATTACAAGATAG
- a CDS encoding RAMP superfamily CRISPR-associated protein, whose translation MIHDYFLSKANIKDFNEWDKKKKDSINDRRKKEERQNMNSDKKKKLYLEEIFIVPLAKEKQNIENESKNKNIHVFYPKKEDLASLPNGSVLIKITFTLKKPYTSKDEGEFHIIDGKIFDNPIVRDKFTNLPMIRPSTWKGHLRFAAERVDCQNKKEIINRLFGSENEDEEKLKGRLYFFPTFFEEDSDKDVITPLKRDTRTPARGPILIEVVKAGSKGEFYLLYVPYPRGRDFRKEQIEEDLNFLTEALKLMFYTYGFSAKKTSGFGVIEELKEENVEIYPEDKKGIFSILYTKHNNIVNDGV comes from the coding sequence ATGATACATGATTATTTTTTATCAAAGGCAAACATAAAAGATTTCAATGAATGGGACAAAAAAAAGAAAGATTCTATCAATGATAGAAGAAAAAAAGAAGAACGGCAAAACATGAATTCTGATAAAAAGAAAAAACTGTATTTGGAAGAAATATTCATTGTCCCGCTGGCTAAAGAGAAACAAAATATCGAGAATGAATCTAAGAATAAAAATATCCACGTCTTTTACCCCAAAAAAGAAGATTTAGCATCTCTTCCCAATGGTTCCGTATTGATTAAAATCACCTTCACCCTCAAAAAACCATACACCAGCAAAGATGAAGGAGAGTTTCACATCATCGATGGAAAAATCTTCGATAATCCGATTGTCAGAGATAAATTCACAAATCTTCCAATGATTAGGCCCTCCACGTGGAAAGGTCATTTGAGATTTGCTGCCGAAAGAGTTGATTGTCAAAACAAAAAAGAAATTATAAATCGTCTCTTTGGTTCAGAAAATGAAGACGAAGAAAAATTGAAAGGAAGGCTCTATTTTTTTCCAACGTTTTTTGAAGAAGATTCAGATAAAGACGTCATCACTCCGCTTAAAAGAGATACCAGAACACCAGCCAGAGGTCCAATATTAATTGAAGTTGTGAAAGCAGGCAGTAAAGGCGAGTTCTATCTTCTGTACGTTCCTTATCCCAGAGGGAGGGATTTTAGGAAAGAACAGATAGAAGAAGATTTGAATTTTCTTACTGAAGCATTGAAACTCATGTTTTATACCTATGGATTTTCGGCAAAAAAGACGTCTGGTTTCGGGGTAATTGAGGAACTGAAAGAAGAAAACGTAGAAATTTATCCCGAAGACAAAAAAGGGATCTTCTCAATATTGTACACCAAACACAACAATATTGTTAATGATGGTGTATAA